One Actinosynnema pretiosum DNA segment encodes these proteins:
- a CDS encoding nuclear transport factor 2 family protein codes for MTTPDPLALAQRFVRAVEAKDLRAVSDVLAPDVRQLFLQSGKAGTPEGVAELISGRGRGFCVAHLKGRAEVLAYTEGIFAKFDPLVWRDHRWSATEGAACFAATGDMVVARTGKPYRNHYVIRFDVADGLITRMSEHGDALRYAGLGVRPNAAEFRALLRALGHAVTPFRSR; via the coding sequence GTGACCACCCCCGACCCCCTCGCGCTCGCCCAGCGCTTCGTCCGCGCCGTGGAGGCCAAGGACCTCCGCGCCGTGTCGGACGTGCTCGCGCCGGACGTGCGGCAGCTCTTCCTCCAGTCCGGCAAGGCGGGCACCCCGGAGGGCGTGGCGGAGCTGATCTCCGGGCGCGGCAGGGGTTTCTGCGTCGCCCACCTCAAGGGGCGGGCCGAGGTGCTGGCCTACACCGAGGGGATCTTCGCCAAGTTCGACCCGCTGGTCTGGCGCGACCACCGGTGGAGCGCCACCGAGGGCGCGGCCTGCTTCGCCGCCACGGGCGACATGGTCGTCGCGCGGACGGGCAAGCCCTACCGCAACCACTACGTGATCCGCTTCGACGTCGCGGACGGCCTGATCACGCGGATGTCCGAGCACGGCGACGCGCTGCGCTACGCGGGCCTCGGGGTCCGGCCGAACGCGGCCGAGTTCCGGGCGCTCCTGCGCGCGCTGGGCCACGCGGTCACCCCGTTCCGGTCCCGCTGA
- a CDS encoding DUF998 domain-containing protein has translation MIEDRASSRSRCPGLDRPGAWLVAAAVLYACWLLELVLPTGLSVVDGYVSELLADDQPHRWLFRATDSLAACCLLLAARGLRGRWAVAAVLVFALATLADTALPLDCAPSTDALCRDREAAGAVSLSHHLHQVTSVLTFVGALAAAAVLERGTRLPSARVVLILLAGTGVLSAVLANQPGAGLVQRVQLLTVSAGLLLGARVLSRGAVRPGDGPPR, from the coding sequence GTGATCGAGGACAGGGCGTCGAGCCGGAGTCGTTGCCCAGGGCTCGACCGGCCGGGCGCGTGGCTGGTCGCGGCGGCGGTGCTGTACGCGTGCTGGCTGCTCGAACTGGTGCTGCCGACCGGGTTGTCCGTCGTGGACGGCTACGTGAGCGAGCTGCTCGCCGACGACCAGCCGCACCGGTGGCTGTTCCGCGCCACCGACTCGCTCGCCGCCTGCTGCCTGCTGCTCGCCGCGCGCGGCCTGCGCGGGCGGTGGGCGGTCGCCGCCGTGCTCGTCTTCGCCCTCGCGACCCTCGCCGACACCGCGCTGCCGCTCGACTGCGCGCCCAGCACGGATGCGCTGTGCCGCGACCGGGAGGCCGCAGGCGCGGTGTCGCTCAGCCACCACCTGCACCAGGTGACCAGCGTGCTGACGTTCGTCGGCGCGCTCGCCGCCGCGGCGGTCCTGGAGCGGGGCACCCGACTGCCGAGCGCCAGGGTGGTGCTGATCCTCCTCGCCGGGACCGGTGTGCTGTCGGCGGTCCTGGCCAACCAGCCAGGGGCCGGGCTGGTCCAGCGCGTCCAGCTGCTGACCGTCTCGGCCGGGTTGCTGCTCGGCGCGCGGGTGTTGTCCCGAGGGGCGGTCAGGCCGGGTGACGGGCCGCCCCGGTGA
- a CDS encoding alpha/beta fold hydrolase — MLCPVVTVVGSDLHLVADGPEGAPPVVLLSGLAGAIADWDPVTRLLATSARVLRFDRPGTGASTPSPQPSSARREVAVLDAVLDAVGAPAVLVGHSLAGLHAEAFARLRPRRVRGAVLVDPSLAPPGVGRPADAGAALAKALLRLGVAGPAARAAGPLLRLVGRPPARAAVVEELAGYPELVAEVDALRGAHPLPDVPWWVLTAGGTLGRPGTASRVLAAHGSMASLSPGGVHRVVPEAGHLVQLDDPRAVAGPVLRCLHST, encoded by the coding sequence ATGCTGTGCCCCGTGGTCACCGTCGTGGGCTCGGACCTGCACCTCGTCGCGGACGGACCGGAGGGCGCGCCGCCGGTCGTGCTCCTGTCCGGTCTCGCGGGCGCGATCGCCGACTGGGACCCGGTGACCCGGCTGCTCGCGACCTCCGCGCGGGTGCTGCGGTTCGACCGGCCGGGGACCGGGGCGAGCACGCCGTCGCCCCAGCCCTCGTCGGCGCGGCGGGAGGTGGCCGTGCTCGACGCGGTCCTCGACGCCGTCGGCGCACCGGCCGTGCTCGTCGGGCACTCGCTGGCCGGCCTGCACGCGGAGGCGTTCGCGCGGCTGCGCCCCCGGCGCGTGCGCGGCGCGGTGCTCGTGGACCCCAGCCTCGCGCCACCGGGCGTCGGCCGCCCCGCCGACGCCGGAGCCGCGCTCGCGAAAGCCCTGCTCCGCCTGGGAGTCGCGGGCCCTGCGGCGCGCGCCGCAGGCCCGCTGCTCCGCCTGGTCGGGCGCCCACCCGCCCGCGCCGCCGTGGTGGAGGAGCTCGCCGGGTACCCCGAGCTGGTCGCCGAGGTGGACGCGCTGCGCGGCGCGCACCCGCTGCCGGACGTGCCGTGGTGGGTGCTCACGGCGGGAGGGACGCTGGGGCGGCCGGGGACGGCGTCGCGCGTCCTCGCGGCCCACGGCTCGATGGCGTCGCTCTCCCCTGGCGGCGTGCACCGCGTCGTGCCGGAGGCGGGGCACCTGGTGCAGCTCGACGATCCCCGCGCGGTGGCCGGTCCGGTGCTGCGCTGCCTCCACAGCACCTGA
- a CDS encoding alpha/beta fold hydrolase, which yields MHIVDRGSGTPLVLIHGFEVDHRDLLPLDPAIEAAGGWRRIYVDLPGMGRSPGDGVASARDVLRAVAGGVDDLLGGEPFAVLGSSFGGLLARHLAHNARERVLGLATVVGVVISEHAHRTVPPRTVLHEDPAVLAALGEAAADYADQAVEHSHRSARAFLQHTRPGLLAADRAAVARIAADYGLGDPPERTSPEPFTAPALFLTGRQDHVVGCADAWATLEHYPRASFAALDGAGHNALFERPGLATALVVDWVERVRAELTRAG from the coding sequence GTGCACATCGTCGACCGCGGCAGCGGCACCCCGCTCGTCCTGATCCACGGGTTCGAGGTCGACCACCGCGACCTCCTGCCGCTCGACCCCGCGATCGAGGCGGCGGGCGGGTGGCGGCGGATCTACGTCGACCTGCCGGGCATGGGCCGCTCCCCCGGTGACGGCGTGGCGAGCGCCCGCGACGTGCTGCGCGCGGTCGCGGGCGGGGTGGACGACCTGCTCGGCGGGGAGCCGTTCGCGGTGCTCGGCAGCTCGTTCGGCGGACTGCTCGCCCGGCACCTCGCGCACAACGCCCGCGAGCGGGTGCTCGGGCTGGCGACCGTCGTCGGCGTCGTGATCTCCGAGCACGCCCACCGCACCGTGCCGCCGCGCACCGTCCTGCACGAGGACCCGGCAGTGCTCGCCGCGCTCGGCGAGGCGGCGGCCGACTACGCCGACCAGGCGGTCGAGCACAGCCACCGCAGCGCGCGGGCGTTCCTGCAGCACACCCGCCCCGGCCTGCTGGCCGCCGACCGCGCGGCCGTGGCCCGCATCGCCGCCGACTACGGCCTCGGCGACCCCCCGGAGCGCACCTCCCCCGAGCCGTTCACCGCGCCCGCGCTGTTCCTGACCGGCAGGCAGGACCACGTGGTCGGCTGCGCGGACGCCTGGGCAACGCTGGAGCACTACCCGCGCGCGAGCTTCGCGGCGCTGGACGGGGCCGGGCACAACGCCCTGTTCGAGCGCCCCGGCTTGGCGACGGCGCTGGTGGTGGACTGGGTGGAGCGGGTGCGGGCGGAGTTGACGCGGGCCGGGTGA
- a CDS encoding NRAMP family divalent metal transporter, protein MKKALAVTLGILTAIGGVALAVEMVTSVHYLLWVPVAAFVIWVVLWRVRFETMERVFGLAGLALVVFVVALVQLDPPWRDLGAQAARFGPAGAEGWATYAFFGITLFAAAMTPYEVFFFSSGGVEERWTRRDLVTERANVFIGFPLGGLLSLAIMACAAAVFLPQGMEVHELEQVGQPVELALGKIGLAVVILGFFAATFGAALETGLSSGYTAAQYFGWRWGKRVPPRLAARFHTVVLVSVLIGVAVLLTTVDPVAVTEYSLVFSAVALPLTYLPILVVANDRDYLGEHVNGRVANAFGVTYLVIIVVVAVAAIPLMLLTGMGS, encoded by the coding sequence GTGAAGAAGGCTCTCGCCGTCACGCTCGGCATCCTCACCGCCATCGGCGGGGTCGCGCTCGCGGTAGAGATGGTCACCAGCGTGCACTACCTGCTGTGGGTGCCGGTGGCCGCGTTCGTCATCTGGGTGGTGCTGTGGCGGGTCAGGTTCGAGACCATGGAGCGGGTCTTCGGCCTGGCCGGGCTCGCGCTCGTGGTGTTCGTCGTGGCCCTGGTGCAGCTCGACCCGCCGTGGCGCGACCTCGGCGCCCAGGCCGCGCGGTTCGGGCCCGCCGGGGCCGAGGGCTGGGCCACCTACGCGTTCTTCGGCATCACCCTGTTCGCCGCCGCCATGACCCCGTACGAGGTGTTCTTCTTCTCCTCCGGCGGCGTCGAGGAGCGCTGGACGCGCCGCGACCTGGTGACCGAGCGCGCCAACGTCTTCATCGGGTTCCCGCTCGGCGGCCTGCTGTCGCTGGCGATCATGGCCTGCGCCGCGGCGGTCTTCCTGCCGCAGGGGATGGAGGTGCACGAGCTGGAGCAGGTCGGGCAGCCCGTCGAGCTGGCCCTGGGCAAGATCGGGCTCGCGGTGGTGATCCTCGGGTTCTTCGCCGCCACCTTCGGCGCCGCGCTGGAGACCGGGCTGTCCTCCGGCTACACCGCCGCCCAGTACTTCGGCTGGCGGTGGGGCAAGCGCGTGCCGCCCCGCCTGGCCGCGAGGTTCCACACCGTGGTGCTGGTGAGCGTGCTGATCGGCGTCGCGGTGCTGCTGACCACCGTCGACCCGGTGGCGGTGACCGAGTACTCGCTGGTGTTCAGCGCGGTCGCGCTGCCGCTGACCTACCTGCCGATCCTGGTGGTGGCCAACGACCGCGACTACCTGGGCGAGCACGTCAACGGGCGGGTGGCCAACGCGTTCGGCGTCACCTACCTCGTGATCATCGTCGTCGTCGCGGTGGCGGCGATCCCCCTGATGCTGCTGACCGGGATGGGCTCATGA
- a CDS encoding MlaD family protein, with amino-acid sequence MTTIRVDFHLLDRQIVDLRGVPVGKVDDVELARDEDGALVVVALLSGGRALAGRFGGALGRWLRRTARRPALRIGYEHVARVGSAVELSLAVELLDPPPLEEWLRDNVIGRIPWARRAGE; translated from the coding sequence ATGACCACGATCCGGGTGGACTTCCACCTGCTCGACCGCCAGATCGTCGACCTGCGAGGCGTGCCCGTGGGCAAGGTGGACGACGTGGAACTCGCCCGCGACGAGGACGGGGCGCTGGTGGTCGTGGCGCTGCTGTCCGGCGGGCGGGCGCTGGCCGGCCGTTTCGGCGGCGCGCTGGGCCGGTGGCTGCGCCGCACCGCCCGGCGTCCCGCGCTGCGCATCGGCTACGAGCACGTGGCCCGCGTGGGCAGCGCCGTGGAGCTGTCGCTGGCGGTCGAGCTGCTGGACCCGCCGCCGCTGGAGGAGTGGTTGCGGGACAACGTGATCGGCCGGATCCCCTGGGCGCGCCGTGCTGGCGAGTGA
- a CDS encoding PRC-barrel domain-containing protein: MLASELIGRTARDAGGRPIGKVADLITRVDERGRPRVVAALITPGHRGRLLGYERPGIRLPKALEFLALALHRGAREVPWEELRF; the protein is encoded by the coding sequence GTGCTGGCGAGTGAGCTGATCGGGCGCACCGCCCGCGACGCGGGCGGTCGCCCGATCGGCAAGGTCGCCGACCTGATCACCCGCGTCGACGAGCGGGGCCGACCGCGCGTGGTGGCGGCGCTGATCACGCCCGGCCACCGGGGCCGCCTGCTCGGGTACGAGCGACCCGGAATCCGGCTGCCGAAGGCGCTGGAGTTCCTGGCGCTCGCGCTGCACCGGGGCGCCCGCGAGGTGCCGTGGGAGGAGCTGCGCTTCTAG
- a CDS encoding SDR family NAD(P)-dependent oxidoreductase, with translation MAPPRQPVPDLAGRTVVVTGTTSGLGLALSGALARAGARVLMTVRDPERGASALALVRDGITGAGSAETVALDLADLASVRAAAADIRERAGDLVDVLVNNAAVSLGPRRLTRDGFELQIGTNHLGPAALTWLLMPALRAAGTPERPARVVTTSSLGHRTGGLDPADLHWERRSYSPTRAYGASKLANLLFTAELDRRLRRAGDPVLSVAAHPGLTTSQLLANALARGGTWKTRLYALPERYLSQPVADGILPQVLAATGPVGGGDYLGPTRLFGTRGPAGPATRSATARDPRLAAELWRATAAATGVAPDPGE, from the coding sequence ATGGCACCACCGCGCCAGCCCGTCCCCGACCTCGCGGGCCGCACCGTCGTCGTCACCGGGACCACCTCCGGCCTCGGCCTCGCCCTCTCCGGCGCGCTGGCCCGCGCGGGCGCCCGCGTCCTGATGACCGTCCGCGACCCCGAGCGCGGCGCCTCCGCCCTCGCCCTGGTGCGCGACGGGATCACCGGCGCCGGTTCCGCCGAGACCGTCGCGCTCGACCTGGCCGACCTCGCCTCCGTGCGCGCCGCCGCCGCCGACATCCGGGAGCGCGCGGGCGACCTGGTCGACGTGCTCGTCAACAACGCCGCCGTCTCGCTCGGGCCCCGCCGGCTCACCCGCGACGGGTTCGAGCTCCAGATCGGCACCAACCACCTCGGACCGGCCGCGCTGACCTGGCTGCTGATGCCCGCCCTGCGCGCCGCCGGGACCCCGGAGCGGCCCGCCAGGGTGGTGACCACGTCCAGCCTGGGGCACCGCACCGGCGGGCTCGACCCCGCCGACCTGCACTGGGAGCGGCGGAGCTACTCGCCCACCCGCGCCTACGGGGCGTCCAAGCTCGCGAACCTGCTGTTCACCGCCGAGCTGGACCGGCGGTTGCGCCGCGCGGGCGACCCCGTGCTGTCGGTCGCCGCCCACCCCGGCCTGACCACCTCGCAACTGCTCGCCAACGCCCTCGCGCGCGGCGGCACGTGGAAGACCCGGCTGTACGCGCTGCCCGAGCGCTACCTGTCCCAGCCGGTCGCCGACGGCATCCTGCCCCAGGTGCTCGCCGCCACCGGACCGGTCGGCGGCGGGGACTACCTCGGGCCCACCCGGTTGTTCGGCACCAGGGGGCCTGCCGGGCCCGCGACGCGCTCGGCCACCGCCCGCGACCCGAGGCTCGCCGCCGAGCTGTGGCGGGCCACCGCCGCGGCCACCGGCGTCGCGCCCGACCCCGGCGAGTAG
- a CDS encoding GlsB/YeaQ/YmgE family stress response membrane protein, with the protein MIGFIVAGLIIGALARLIKPGKQNLSVIATLLLGLVGSVIGGTIANVLGTGDVFELNVLGFIVAVIASVLLIGVAEGLSGNRRSSVR; encoded by the coding sequence ATGATCGGGTTCATCGTCGCCGGCCTGATCATCGGCGCGCTCGCCCGCCTGATCAAGCCCGGCAAGCAGAACCTCAGCGTGATCGCGACGCTGCTGCTCGGACTCGTGGGCTCCGTCATCGGCGGCACGATCGCGAACGTGCTCGGCACCGGTGACGTCTTCGAGCTGAACGTGCTCGGCTTCATCGTCGCCGTGATCGCCTCCGTGCTGCTGATCGGCGTCGCCGAGGGCCTGTCGGGCAACCGCCGCTCCAGCGTCCGGTGA
- a CDS encoding carboxylesterase/lipase family protein, producing the protein MNPVVHTPAGAVRGVRDGSGELYRAIPYAAAPVGAGRFDAPAPHPGWSGVRDGTRPSPTAPQPVRDFGALDLTPYFGPGWVRGAEYLTVDVRTPAADDGARPVMVFVHGGGFVTGSTRAALYDGGAFARDGVVLVTVNYRLGVPGFLDLAGAPRNRGLLDVLAALGWVRSTIAAFGGDPGHVTVFGQSAGATLVGALLATPAATGLFRRAVVQSGSGTGAFTPEQAGRVTAAASAALGVEPTAEAFGAAPDERFLAVLPALAGLDLRTRAAADPLAGLSPFSLVLDAQPADALADGPARDVDLLIGTNTEEGRLYVVPQGKPEEGAEALGAVLFGAGTDRLARAHARISGGRTHVYSFAHRSTALGGRLGAAHTVELPFVFDVADSPWLHGATGLLGPTPAPAGLAARVHGAWVAFAGTGSPGWAAYSAEHPVVEVFGGAAPGTVGDGHTLR; encoded by the coding sequence GTGAACCCGGTCGTCCACACCCCGGCGGGCGCCGTGCGCGGCGTCCGCGACGGCTCCGGCGAGCTGTACCGCGCGATCCCCTACGCGGCGGCCCCGGTCGGGGCGGGCCGGTTCGACGCGCCCGCGCCGCACCCCGGCTGGTCCGGGGTGCGCGACGGCACGCGCCCGTCCCCCACCGCGCCGCAACCGGTCCGCGACTTCGGCGCGCTCGACCTGACGCCCTACTTCGGGCCGGGGTGGGTGCGCGGCGCGGAGTACCTGACCGTCGACGTGCGCACCCCGGCCGCCGACGACGGCGCGCGGCCGGTGATGGTGTTCGTGCACGGCGGCGGGTTCGTCACCGGGTCGACGCGGGCCGCGCTCTACGACGGCGGCGCGTTCGCCCGCGACGGCGTCGTGCTGGTGACGGTGAACTACCGCCTGGGCGTCCCCGGTTTCCTGGACCTGGCGGGCGCCCCGCGCAACCGGGGGCTGCTGGACGTGCTCGCCGCGCTGGGCTGGGTGCGCTCGACGATCGCGGCGTTCGGCGGGGACCCCGGCCACGTGACGGTGTTCGGCCAGTCGGCGGGCGCGACGCTGGTGGGCGCGCTGCTCGCGACACCGGCGGCGACGGGGCTGTTCCGGCGGGCGGTCGTGCAGAGCGGCAGCGGGACCGGGGCGTTCACCCCGGAGCAGGCGGGGCGGGTCACCGCCGCCGCGTCCGCCGCGCTGGGGGTGGAACCGACCGCCGAGGCGTTCGGCGCGGCCCCGGACGAGCGGTTCCTGGCGGTGCTGCCCGCGCTGGCCGGGCTCGACCTGCGCACTCGCGCCGCCGCCGACCCGCTGGCCGGGTTGAGCCCGTTCAGCCTGGTGCTGGACGCGCAGCCCGCCGACGCCCTCGCGGACGGCCCGGCCCGCGACGTGGACCTGCTGATCGGGACGAACACCGAGGAGGGGCGGCTGTACGTGGTGCCGCAGGGGAAGCCGGAGGAGGGGGCGGAGGCGCTCGGGGCCGTCCTGTTCGGCGCCGGGACGGACCGCTTGGCGCGGGCGCACGCGCGGATCTCGGGCGGGCGCACGCACGTCTACTCCTTCGCGCACCGCTCGACGGCGCTGGGCGGGCGGCTCGGCGCGGCGCACACCGTGGAGCTGCCGTTCGTGTTCGACGTCGCCGACTCGCCGTGGTTGCACGGCGCGACCGGCCTGCTCGGCCCCACCCCCGCGCCCGCGGGGCTCGCCGCGCGCGTGCACGGGGCCTGGGTGGCGTTCGCGGGCACCGGGTCACCGGGGTGGGCGGCCTACTCCGCCGAGCACCCGGTGGTGGAGGTGTTCGGCGGAGCCGCGCCGGGCACGGTCGGTGACGGCCACACCCTCAGGTGA
- a CDS encoding MBL fold metallo-hydrolase has protein sequence MEFHGSVELGPGQFFPDSAAESWDGNRDWLAPDFWDPVADECRSAVQTWLLRSEGRTILVDTGVGEDKDRPYSPLWSRRQSDYLANLAAAGVRPEDVDVVVNTHLHVDHVGWNTRLDGREWVPTFPNATYLMPQRDFEFWDPANEHRSVLGRGNQNVFEDSVRPVREAGLAHLWEGSHRIDANLRLDLAPGHTPGSSALTLESGGDRALFVGDLVHTALQVVEPDVNSCFCEDPAESRATRRRLLGLAAERNALVFPAHFGGHGAAEVERAGSGFAIKRWAPFERIS, from the coding sequence ATGGAGTTCCACGGCTCGGTGGAGCTCGGTCCGGGGCAGTTCTTCCCGGACAGCGCCGCCGAGTCGTGGGACGGGAACCGCGACTGGCTGGCCCCCGACTTCTGGGACCCGGTGGCGGACGAGTGCCGCTCGGCGGTCCAGACCTGGCTGCTGCGCAGCGAGGGCCGCACGATCCTGGTCGACACCGGCGTCGGCGAGGACAAGGACCGGCCCTACTCGCCGCTGTGGAGCCGCAGGCAGAGCGACTACCTGGCCAACCTCGCCGCCGCCGGGGTGCGGCCCGAGGACGTGGACGTGGTGGTCAACACGCACCTGCACGTGGACCACGTCGGCTGGAACACCCGGCTGGACGGGCGGGAGTGGGTGCCCACGTTCCCGAACGCCACCTACCTGATGCCGCAGCGGGACTTCGAGTTCTGGGACCCGGCGAACGAGCACCGGTCCGTGCTGGGGCGGGGCAACCAGAACGTGTTCGAGGACAGCGTCCGGCCGGTGCGCGAGGCAGGGCTGGCGCACCTGTGGGAGGGCTCGCACCGGATCGACGCGAACCTGCGGCTGGACCTGGCGCCCGGTCACACGCCCGGCTCGTCCGCGCTGACCCTGGAGTCCGGGGGTGACCGGGCGCTGTTCGTCGGGGACCTGGTGCACACCGCGCTGCAGGTCGTGGAGCCGGACGTCAACTCCTGCTTCTGCGAGGACCCGGCCGAGTCCAGGGCGACCCGGCGCAGGCTGCTCGGCCTGGCCGCCGAGCGCAACGCGCTGGTGTTCCCGGCGCACTTCGGCGGGCACGGCGCGGCGGAGGTCGAGCGCGCCGGGTCCGGGTTCGCGATCAAGCGGTGGGCTCCGTTCGAGCGGATCTCCTGA
- a CDS encoding alpha/beta hydrolase, translated as MITRHPHWAVVASVAASLVLVPPASGTPAPEWEPCAGNPAAECAAVPVPVDWADPGGERFDLAVARRPARGERVGALVYLPAGPGSSGVDAVTDDRLFELLFSAGTAERFDVVSFDPRGVRRSNPVLCAPELVAALDRPTPSDQREFDDLLAAQAALGADCRERTGPVFDHLDSTQVAGDVDALRAALGEGSVNLYALSYGTVVGQRYAELFPGRVRTAVLDGVFDHTVDSERFALAGAQAAQGAFEVFLEWCDREAGCALHGQDVRARVAALFDRAERGGLPDPDDPARPLDPAGLTYRLVSPLTQPDLPEVADRIARFDAPTRQAAGDTAAPSPVPLPIYLQCADNRNDASTFARAQALRAASRAVAPDVRQSAYDLADLCVNPPVPATNPQRPLEAGDAPPVLLLNSRHDPSTPHEGARRVADQLPGSVLVTHEGLGHGVATRTPCAVDLVHRYLTERVLPQRDAHCPAG; from the coding sequence ATGATCACTCGTCATCCGCACTGGGCGGTCGTGGCCTCGGTCGCCGCGTCGCTCGTCCTCGTCCCGCCCGCGAGCGGGACACCCGCGCCGGAGTGGGAGCCCTGCGCCGGGAACCCGGCGGCCGAGTGCGCCGCCGTCCCCGTCCCGGTCGACTGGGCCGATCCCGGCGGGGAGCGGTTCGACCTGGCCGTCGCCCGCCGCCCCGCGCGCGGCGAACGGGTCGGCGCGCTCGTCTACCTGCCCGCCGGTCCCGGCAGCTCCGGGGTGGACGCGGTCACCGACGACCGGCTGTTCGAGCTGCTGTTCTCCGCCGGGACCGCGGAGCGCTTCGACGTCGTCAGCTTCGACCCGCGCGGCGTGCGGCGCAGCAACCCCGTGCTGTGCGCCCCGGAGCTCGTCGCCGCGCTGGACCGGCCGACCCCCTCGGACCAGCGGGAGTTCGACGACCTGCTCGCCGCGCAGGCCGCGCTCGGCGCCGACTGCCGCGAGCGCACCGGCCCGGTGTTCGACCACCTGGACAGCACGCAGGTGGCGGGGGACGTCGACGCCCTGCGGGCCGCGCTGGGCGAGGGGTCGGTGAACCTGTACGCGCTGTCCTACGGGACGGTGGTCGGCCAGCGGTACGCCGAGCTGTTCCCCGGCCGCGTCCGGACCGCGGTGCTGGACGGGGTCTTCGACCACACCGTGGACTCGGAGCGGTTCGCGCTCGCGGGCGCGCAGGCCGCGCAGGGGGCGTTCGAGGTGTTCCTGGAGTGGTGCGACCGCGAGGCGGGGTGCGCGCTGCACGGGCAGGACGTCCGCGCGCGGGTCGCCGCGCTGTTCGACCGCGCCGAGCGGGGCGGGCTGCCCGACCCGGACGACCCGGCCCGCCCGCTCGACCCGGCCGGGCTGACCTACCGGCTGGTGTCCCCGCTGACCCAGCCGGACCTGCCGGAGGTCGCCGACCGGATCGCCCGGTTCGACGCTCCCACCCGGCAGGCCGCCGGGGACACCGCCGCGCCGTCCCCGGTCCCGCTGCCGATCTACCTCCAGTGCGCCGACAACCGCAACGACGCGTCGACCTTCGCCCGCGCGCAGGCGCTGCGCGCCGCGTCCCGCGCCGTCGCGCCGGACGTGCGGCAGTCCGCGTACGACCTGGCCGACCTGTGCGTGAACCCGCCGGTCCCCGCGACGAACCCGCAGCGCCCCTTGGAGGCCGGGGACGCGCCGCCGGTCCTGCTGCTGAACTCGCGGCACGACCCGTCGACGCCGCACGAGGGCGCGCGGCGCGTGGCGGACCAGCTGCCCGGCTCGGTGCTGGTCACCCACGAGGGCCTCGGGCACGGGGTGGCGACCAGGACGCCCTGCGCGGTCGACCTGGTGCACCGCTACCTCACCGAACGCGTTCTGCCGCAACGGGACGCGCACTGCCCGGCGGGTTGA
- a CDS encoding sensor histidine kinase, giving the protein MTPLLLRVLPLPLTAAFLAVLHGPAPTRPADWLLGLAAAALTGAAGRFPLTAALLNPVLLLAAELAGADVASPVMFILTTISLAELWVRRAGRPCWSAAAAFAAAQVAIYAPHYDPLLSTSSLVLTTGPPVLLGRHVRSVLRTAREAERGRDDAVRHARLAERTAIARELHDLVAHHLASITVQVGAARHALGGAHPGVDRALEQAHGTGRAALADLKRLMAVLRDPAAGQDGTGVVVGETGLTTALEAAVDRTRAAGAVVEAEVDAAVAGLDSIRRISVLRVVQEGLTNVVKHAGPRPRARVRVAVGEEEVRIVVADDGPAPRPPHAPGFGLVGMRERVELLGGSISAGRRESGWALEVTIPTGGAR; this is encoded by the coding sequence ATGACGCCGCTCCTGCTGCGGGTGCTGCCGCTGCCGCTCACGGCCGCGTTCCTGGCGGTGTTGCACGGCCCCGCGCCCACCCGCCCGGCCGACTGGCTCCTCGGCCTGGCCGCCGCCGCGCTCACCGGGGCGGCCGGGCGGTTCCCGCTCACCGCCGCGCTGCTGAACCCGGTGCTGCTGCTCGCCGCCGAGCTCGCGGGCGCGGACGTGGCGTCCCCGGTGATGTTCATCCTCACCACGATCTCGCTGGCGGAGCTGTGGGTGCGCCGCGCGGGCCGGCCGTGCTGGAGCGCGGCGGCGGCGTTCGCGGCGGCGCAGGTGGCGATCTACGCGCCGCACTACGACCCGCTCCTGTCGACCTCCTCGCTGGTGCTGACCACGGGCCCACCGGTGCTGCTGGGCAGGCACGTGCGCTCGGTGCTGCGGACCGCGCGGGAGGCCGAGCGCGGCCGGGACGACGCGGTGCGGCACGCCCGGCTGGCCGAGCGCACGGCCATCGCGCGCGAGCTGCACGACCTGGTGGCGCACCACCTGGCGTCGATCACCGTGCAGGTGGGGGCGGCGCGCCACGCGCTGGGCGGCGCGCACCCCGGCGTCGACCGGGCCCTGGAGCAGGCGCACGGCACCGGACGGGCCGCGCTGGCCGACCTGAAGCGGCTGATGGCGGTCCTGCGCGACCCCGCTGCGGGGCAGGACGGGACCGGCGTGGTGGTGGGGGAGACCGGGCTGACCACGGCGCTGGAGGCGGCCGTGGACCGCACGCGCGCCGCCGGGGCCGTGGTGGAGGCGGAGGTGGACGCGGCGGTCGCCGGGCTCGACTCGATCCGCCGGATCTCGGTGCTGCGCGTGGTGCAGGAGGGGCTGACGAACGTGGTCAAGCACGCCGGTCCGCGGCCCCGCGCGCGAGTGCGGGTGGCGGTGGGGGAGGAGGAGGTGCGGATCGTGGTGGCCGACGACGGGCCCGCGCCCCGCCCGCCGCACGCCCCCGGCTTCGGCCTGGTGGGGATGCGGGAGCGGGTGGAGCTGCTGGGCGGGAGCATCAGCGCGGGCAGGCGGGAGTCGGGCTGGGCGCTGGAGGTCACCATCCCGACCGGGGGCGCGCGGTGA